A DNA window from Christiangramia salexigens contains the following coding sequences:
- a CDS encoding Glu/Leu/Phe/Val family dehydrogenase, translating to MQVDVLNAKELKKAAPVFGQVSFDEHEQIVFCNDKDTGLKAIIGIHNTVLGPALGGTRMWNYTSEWEAVNDVLRLSRGMTFKSAITGLNLGGGKAVIIGDAKKDKTPELMKRFGEFVHSLGGKYITAEDVGMETSDMDTVREVTPYVTGISESKGGAGNPSPITAYGVFMGIKASAKFKYGTDDLEGRKVLVQGIGHVGETLVEYLTGDGAEVYITDINEERLEEVSKKHGAHIFTPRDIYSADVDIYAPCALGATINDDTIQRLKADIVAGAANNQLADEVAHGQILQQKGIVYAPDFLINAGGIINVYAELENYDRQEIMRKTENIYNTTLKILEKAAKEDITTHFAALQMAKQRIEDRKKQNLD from the coding sequence ATGCAAGTTGACGTTCTAAATGCTAAAGAACTAAAAAAAGCTGCTCCGGTATTCGGACAGGTGTCGTTTGACGAACACGAGCAAATCGTTTTTTGCAACGACAAAGATACAGGTTTAAAGGCAATTATTGGTATTCATAATACGGTTTTAGGCCCTGCTTTGGGCGGTACCAGAATGTGGAATTATACCAGTGAATGGGAAGCAGTAAACGATGTTTTACGTCTTTCCAGAGGAATGACTTTTAAGAGTGCGATTACAGGTTTAAACCTTGGTGGTGGAAAAGCTGTGATTATTGGAGATGCCAAAAAGGATAAGACTCCGGAACTAATGAAAAGATTCGGTGAATTTGTTCATTCTTTAGGAGGGAAATATATCACTGCAGAAGATGTAGGTATGGAAACCTCAGATATGGATACCGTAAGAGAGGTTACACCTTATGTTACCGGTATTTCAGAGTCTAAAGGTGGTGCAGGAAACCCTTCTCCTATAACTGCATATGGTGTTTTTATGGGAATTAAGGCGTCTGCCAAATTCAAATATGGAACAGACGATCTGGAAGGAAGAAAAGTACTGGTACAGGGAATTGGTCACGTAGGGGAGACTCTTGTTGAATATCTTACCGGTGATGGTGCTGAGGTGTATATAACAGACATTAATGAAGAGCGACTTGAAGAAGTAAGTAAAAAACATGGCGCACATATATTCACCCCAAGAGATATTTATTCTGCAGATGTAGATATTTATGCTCCTTGTGCATTAGGTGCAACTATAAATGATGATACGATCCAGAGATTAAAAGCTGATATTGTTGCGGGCGCAGCAAACAATCAATTAGCAGATGAAGTGGCTCATGGACAGATCCTTCAGCAAAAAGGAATCGTGTATGCTCCCGATTTTCTTATCAATGCCGGAGGTATTATAAATGTATATGCCGAACTGGAGAATTACGACCGCCAGGAGATCATGCGTAAGACTGAAAATATCTACAATACAACGCTTAAGATCCTTGAGAAAGCAGCTAAAGAAGATATTACCACACATTTCGCTGCACTTCAAATGGCGAAGCAAAGAATTGAGGATAGAAAAAAACAGAATTTAGATTAG
- the nusB gene encoding transcription antitermination factor NusB: MLTRRHIRVKVMQSLYAFNQSQNDNLATEEKFLLKSMQEMYDLFLLQISLITEIREHAETFLEKSQQKHLATSEEKDPNRKFIDNKVFEILKENESFQNALEKHKVNNWKQDDEYVAIIWNEVRNSVLYQEYMETRETSFKEDKNFIIAIFKEIIAPNDKLYEYLEDRKLTWVDDLPLVNTAILKFLQKLKESTGKEKRITQLFKNEEDKEFAIKLFRKTYLNDEDLSKEMLGKTPNWDKDRIAEVDMVLIKMAICEFLKFTSIPVKVTINEYLEIAKEYSTPKSSIFINGVLDKLSKEYQADDKLNKTGRGLM; encoded by the coding sequence ATGTTGACAAGAAGACATATCAGGGTTAAAGTAATGCAATCACTTTATGCCTTTAACCAAAGCCAGAATGACAACCTTGCCACAGAAGAAAAATTCCTGCTGAAAAGTATGCAGGAGATGTATGATCTATTTCTTCTTCAAATAAGCCTGATCACCGAGATCAGGGAGCACGCCGAAACCTTTTTAGAAAAATCCCAGCAAAAACACCTTGCTACCAGTGAGGAAAAAGATCCTAACCGCAAATTCATAGATAATAAGGTCTTTGAGATCCTTAAAGAAAATGAGAGCTTTCAGAATGCGCTGGAAAAACATAAAGTAAACAACTGGAAACAGGATGATGAATATGTTGCGATAATCTGGAATGAAGTACGCAATAGTGTACTTTATCAGGAGTATATGGAAACCCGTGAAACCAGTTTCAAGGAAGATAAAAATTTCATTATCGCGATCTTTAAAGAGATCATAGCTCCAAACGATAAACTTTACGAATATCTTGAGGACCGTAAACTTACCTGGGTAGATGACCTTCCATTAGTGAATACTGCTATTCTGAAGTTTCTTCAGAAATTGAAGGAAAGCACCGGAAAGGAAAAGAGGATCACTCAGCTTTTCAAAAATGAAGAGGATAAGGAGTTTGCTATAAAATTGTTTAGAAAGACCTATTTAAATGATGAAGATCTTTCTAAAGAAATGCTTGGTAAAACACCAAACTGGGATAAGGACAGGATCGCAGAGGTAGATATGGTTCTTATAAAAATGGCCATCTGTGAATTCCTAAAGTTTACAAGTATTCCCGTTAAGGTAACCATCAACGAATACCTTGAAATTGCTAAGGAATATAGTACACCTAAGAGTAGTATTTTTATCAATGGGGTATTGGATAAATTATCCAAGGAATATCAGGCAGACGATAAG